The following proteins are co-located in the Eleginops maclovinus isolate JMC-PN-2008 ecotype Puerto Natales chromosome 1, JC_Emac_rtc_rv5, whole genome shotgun sequence genome:
- the LOC134863430 gene encoding F-box only protein 6-like isoform X2 — MNEAAVPSMSLSKVVRVCRMVCHQWKEVVDSKSLWKERCRREGYHLSDTSKNPKDWRLFYFLCKQRRNLLKNPRGEEELNGWLILNHDYRCFRYGGRFGGFDGFGGNRWAVHGIRRPHPEETVQKNFVTSYTMAKKSQLIDLGKEGYSPSFMDHFQPDIRISDWYAPRHDCGCIYEIRVELLNEKKRPVQTFAPDIVEFKYGSDERWNKMAHVFKSYGPGVRYVSFTHGGRDTQFWAGWYGIRLTESCVEICPAADK, encoded by the exons ATGAATGAAGCTGCAGTACCGTCAATGTCCCTTTCAAAG GTGGTTCGTGTCTGCCGGATGGTGTGCCACCAGTGGAAAGAAGTGGTTGACAGTAAGTCCCTGTGGAAAGAGAGATGTAGAAGAGAAGGATATCACCTCAGTGATACATCCAAAAATCCTAAAGACTGGAGGTTGTTTTACTTCTTGTGCAAGCAAAGGAGAAATCTTCTCAAGAATCCGAGAGGAGAAG agGAACTCAACGGCTGGCTGATTTTGAATCATGATTATAGATGTTTTCGATATGGTGGTAGATTTGGTGGTTTTGATGGATTTGGTGGGAATAGGTGGGCAGTACACGGGATTAGACGGCCACATCCAGAGGAGACGGTCCAAAAAAACTTTGTGACCTCTTACAC CATGGCGAAGAAGTCACAGCTGATTGATTTGGGGAAGGAAGGTTACAGCCCATCGTTCATGGATCACTTCCAGCCAGATATCCGAATATCTGATTG GTATGCACCAAGACATGATTGCGGCTGTATATATGAGATCCGTGTAGAgcttttgaatgaaaaaaagaggccTGTTCAGACATTTGCTCCGGACATTGTTGAGTTTAAGTATGGGAGTGATGAGCGATGGAACAAG ATGGCCCATGTATTCAAGAGCTACGGACCAGGAGTGAGATATGTCAGTTTCACCCACGGAGGCAGGGACACACAGTTCTGGGCAGGATGGTATGGGATTCGCCTCACCGAAAGCTGCGTTGAGATATGTCCAGCAGCGGACAAATAG
- the dnajc11a gene encoding dnaJ homolog subfamily C member 11a produces MASALDDDEILNDDYYSLLNVRREATQDELKAAYRRLCMLYHPDKHRDPELKRQAEQLFNLVHEAYEVLREPQARAIYDIYGKRGLDVEGWEVVERKRTPAEIREEYERLQKEREERRLQQRTNPKGTISVGIDATDIFDQYEEDYEEMGGGGVPHIEINKMHISQSIEAPLTTKDTAVLSGSLSTHNGNGGGTINVALRRVTSAKGWGEVELGAGDTHGPLLGMKIFRNLTPRFFVTAQCGLQFSSRGVRPGFTTMLARHLDKNTMGYLQWRWGVQSSMNTSIVRDTKSSHFTFAMQLGIPHTFMMMSYQYKFQDEDQTKIRGSLKSGFFGTVIEYGAERKISRHSVLGATVSVGVPQGVSLKIKLNRASQTYLFPIHLTDQLLPSAVFYATVGPLVFYLAIQQLIIRPYVRAQKEQDLEIKQESSASNIAQKKQEAESAVLLMQESVRRIIETEESRMGLIILNAWYGKFVTDNSRKHERAKVIDVSVPLQCLVKDSKLILTETTKTGLPGFYDPCVGEEKSLKVLYQFRGVMHQVLSGDTEPLRIPKQSHRIDADT; encoded by the exons ATGGCGTCTGCCTTGGACGATGATGAGATCCTTAACGATGATTACTATTCCCTCCTTAATGTCAGGAGAGAG GCGACACAGGATGAGCTGAAGGCGGCATACAGGCGATTATGCATGCTGTATCACCCAGACAAACACAGGGACCCTGAACTAAAGCGTCAGGCAGAACAACTTTTTAACCTCGTACATGAAGCTTATGAAG TGCTGCGTGAACCACAGGCACGAGCCATATATGATATCTATGGCAAGAGAGGACTTGATGTTGAAGGATGGGAG GTggtggaaagaaaaagaacCCCTGCAGAGATCCGAGAGGAGTATGAACGTCTTCAAAAAgagcgagaggagagaaggCTTCAGCAAAGGACCAACCCAAAG GGAACGATTAGTGTCGGCATTGATGCCACGGACATCTTCGACCAGTATGAGGAAGACTATGAGGaaatgggaggaggaggagtcccCCATATTGAAATCAACAAGATGCATATATCACAATCTATAGAG GCTCCTCTCACTACAAAAGACACAGCTGTTCTGTCTGGCTCCTTGTCAACCCACAACGGAAATGGAGGTGGCACCATTAACGTGGCCTTAAGAAGAGTCACCTCAGCCAAAGGGTGGGGCGAG GTAGAGCTTGGTGCTGGAGACACCCATGGACCTCTCTTAGGGATGAAGATTTTCCGGAATTTGACGCCGCGATT CTTCGTGACCGCTCAGTGTGGGCTCCAGTTTTCCTCCCGAGGCGTGCGTCCCGGGTTTACCACGATGCTGGCCCGTCACCTGGACAAGAACACTATGGGCTACCTGCAGTGGCGCTGGGGCGTCCAGTCCTCTATGAACACCAGTATCGTCAGGGACACCAAGAGCAGCCATTTCACCTTCGCAATGCAG cttgGCATTCCTCACACTTTTATGATGATGAGCTACCAGTACAAGTTCCAGGATGAGGACCAGACCAAGATTAGGGGCTCATTAAA ATCAGGTTTCTTTGGGACGGTGATCGAGTACGGTGCTGAGAGGAAGATCAGTCGACACAGCGTCCTCGGGGCCACCGTCAGCGTGGGAGTCCCTCAAGGTGTCTCCCTCAAGATCAA GCTAAACAGAGCCAGTCAGACGTATCTCTTCCCTATCCACCTGACTGACCAACTCCTGCCAAGTGCTGTATTTTACGCCACAGTTGGACCACTGGTTTTCTACCTTGCCATCCAGCAGCTCATTATTCGGCCCTACGTGCGGGCCCAGAAGGAACA AGACTTGGAGATCAAGCAGGAGAGCTCGGCCTCTAATATAGCTCAGAAGAAACAGGAGGCAGAGTCTGCT GTTTTGCTCATGCAGGAGTCTGTGCGCAGGATTATTGAAACTGAGGAGTCAAGAATGG GTCTCATCATCCTCAACGCCTGGTACGGCAAGTTTGTGACAGACAACAGCCGAAAACACGAGAGGGCAAAGGTCATCGATGTGTCTGTGCCACTGCAGTGTCTGGTGAAAGACTCTAAACTCATCCTCACTGAAACCACAAAG ACAGGGCTCCCTGGTTTCTATGACCCCTGTGTGGGGGAGGAGAAGAGCCTGAAGGTGCTGTATCAGTTCCGCGGAGTCATGCATCAAGTCCTGTCAGGAGACACTGAACCACTCAGGATACCAAAGCAAT CTCACAGGATTGACGCAGACACATAG
- the LOC134863430 gene encoding F-box only protein 6-like isoform X1, giving the protein MNEAAVPSMSLSKFFPISLEILEEILLNLPPVEVVRVCRMVCHQWKEVVDSKSLWKERCRREGYHLSDTSKNPKDWRLFYFLCKQRRNLLKNPRGEEELNGWLILNHDYRCFRYGGRFGGFDGFGGNRWAVHGIRRPHPEETVQKNFVTSYTMAKKSQLIDLGKEGYSPSFMDHFQPDIRISDWYAPRHDCGCIYEIRVELLNEKKRPVQTFAPDIVEFKYGSDERWNKMAHVFKSYGPGVRYVSFTHGGRDTQFWAGWYGIRLTESCVEICPAADK; this is encoded by the exons ATGAATGAAGCTGCAGTACCGTCAATGTCCCTTTCAAAG TTCTTCCCTATTTCTCTGGAGATCCTGGAGGAGATCTTACTGAATCTTCCTCCTGTTGAGGTGGTTCGTGTCTGCCGGATGGTGTGCCACCAGTGGAAAGAAGTGGTTGACAGTAAGTCCCTGTGGAAAGAGAGATGTAGAAGAGAAGGATATCACCTCAGTGATACATCCAAAAATCCTAAAGACTGGAGGTTGTTTTACTTCTTGTGCAAGCAAAGGAGAAATCTTCTCAAGAATCCGAGAGGAGAAG agGAACTCAACGGCTGGCTGATTTTGAATCATGATTATAGATGTTTTCGATATGGTGGTAGATTTGGTGGTTTTGATGGATTTGGTGGGAATAGGTGGGCAGTACACGGGATTAGACGGCCACATCCAGAGGAGACGGTCCAAAAAAACTTTGTGACCTCTTACAC CATGGCGAAGAAGTCACAGCTGATTGATTTGGGGAAGGAAGGTTACAGCCCATCGTTCATGGATCACTTCCAGCCAGATATCCGAATATCTGATTG GTATGCACCAAGACATGATTGCGGCTGTATATATGAGATCCGTGTAGAgcttttgaatgaaaaaaagaggccTGTTCAGACATTTGCTCCGGACATTGTTGAGTTTAAGTATGGGAGTGATGAGCGATGGAACAAG ATGGCCCATGTATTCAAGAGCTACGGACCAGGAGTGAGATATGTCAGTTTCACCCACGGAGGCAGGGACACACAGTTCTGGGCAGGATGGTATGGGATTCGCCTCACCGAAAGCTGCGTTGAGATATGTCCAGCAGCGGACAAATAG
- the LOC134864631 gene encoding F-box only protein 6-like codes for MKSKAKAMGGSQSASLASNQDACLWVQAAGSSDSFSLERGSELPLDILEEIFLNLPPQQVVRACRLVCHQWKVVVDSESLWKERCRREGYHPRDTSKKPSDWRLFYFLCKRRRNLLKNPRGEDEIRNWAILANGGNHWKVEGLMVPHQDETVQKNFVTSFEMCMKSQLINLEKEGYNASFMDHFQPDIKISDWYAPRWDCGSQYKICVELLNHRKSVVQTFDPDTITFEQWNEQQWNQLTHVFQNYGPGVRYVRFTHGGKDTQFWAGWYGIRVTNSSVEICPAVDT; via the exons ATGAAGAGCAAAGCTAAAGCTATGGGTGGATCTCAAAGTGCTTCTCTGGCCTCAAATCAGGATGCCTGTCTGTGGGTTCAAGCTGCAGGATCTTCAGATTCATTTTCACTAGAGAGG GGGTCTGAGCTTCCTCTGGATATCCTGGAAGAGATTTTCCTGAATCTGCCTCCTCAACAGGTGGTCAGGGCTTGTCGGTTAGTGTGCCATCAATGGAAAGTAGTGGTTGATAGTGAGTCCCTGTGGAAAGAGAGATGTAGAAGAGAAGGATATCACCCCCGTGATACTTCCAAAAAACCCTCAGACTGGAGGTTGTTTTACTTCTTGTGCAAGCGGAGAAGAAACCTTCTCAAGAATCCTAGAGGAGAAG ATGAGATAAGGAACTGGGCGATACTTGCAAATGGTGGCAACCATTGGAAAGTAGAAGGATTAATGGTGCCACACCAAGATGAGACTGTCCAGAAAAACTTTGTTACTTCTTTCGA GATGTGCATGAAGTCCCAGTTGATTAACTTGGAGAAGGAAGGTTACAACGCATCGTTTATGGATCACTTCCAGCCCGACATCAAAATATCTGATTG GTACGCACCACGATGGGATTGTGGCAGTCAATATAAGATCTGTGTAGAGCTGCTGAATCACAGAAAGAGTGTTGTCCAGACTTTTGATCCTGACACTATTACCTTCGAGCAGTGGAACGAACAGCAATGGAATCAG CTGACCCATGTATTCCAGAACTACGGACCAGGAGTTAGATACGTCCGTTTCACCCACGGAGGCAAGGACACACAGTTCTGGGCAGGATGGTATGGGATTCGTGTCACCAACAGCAGCGTCGAGATATGTCCAGCAGTGGACACGTAG